Proteins encoded by one window of Streptomyces sp. NBC_01571:
- a CDS encoding winged helix-turn-helix domain-containing protein: MRYPQGGGLTAERQQFREELRLKTAERFAQGEGSTAIARDLRVSVRSVQRWRHAWAEGGPRSLRSQGPASLPRLSDRQFAQLEAELAKGPAAHGWEDQRWTLSRVKTVIGRRFHLTYTIQGVRKLLVRNGWSCQVPARRAMERDDDAVAGWVKEVWPRAEG, translated from the coding sequence ATGCGGTATCCACAAGGGGGCGGGCTGACCGCCGAACGGCAGCAGTTCCGCGAAGAGTTACGGCTCAAGACGGCCGAGCGGTTCGCCCAGGGCGAGGGCAGTACCGCGATCGCCAGAGATCTTCGGGTCAGTGTCCGTTCGGTCCAGCGATGGCGTCACGCGTGGGCCGAAGGCGGCCCGCGATCCCTGCGGTCGCAGGGGCCGGCGTCTCTGCCAAGGCTGAGCGATCGGCAGTTTGCTCAGCTTGAGGCGGAGCTGGCCAAGGGGCCGGCCGCGCATGGCTGGGAGGACCAGCGCTGGACACTGAGCCGGGTCAAGACGGTGATCGGCCGGCGCTTCCATCTGACGTACACGATCCAGGGTGTGCGGAAGCTGTTGGTGCGTAACGGCTGGTCCTGCCAGGTCCCGGCCCGTCGTGCCATGGAGCGGGACGATGATGCGGTCGCGGGGTGGGTCAAGGAGGTGTGGCCCCGCGCGGAAGGTTAG
- a CDS encoding UvrD-helicase domain-containing protein translates to MKLTDDQQALVDAQDSLFAAACPGAGKTRAMVARFLKRTAEEGRRGIALISFTNAAVDEVRRRCGNQVEALRARA, encoded by the coding sequence GTGAAGCTGACTGACGACCAGCAGGCTCTTGTCGACGCTCAAGACAGCTTGTTCGCGGCTGCCTGTCCCGGGGCCGGTAAGACCCGGGCCATGGTCGCCCGGTTCCTGAAGCGGACTGCCGAGGAAGGCCGGCGCGGGATCGCACTGATCTCCTTCACCAATGCTGCGGTGGACGAGGTCCGGCGCCGGTGTGGGAACCAGGTGGAAGCCCTGCGGGCCAGGGCTTGA
- a CDS encoding ATP-dependent endonuclease: MSKSQEKPQAGMYLSRLAIKNFRSCYEVEVELQPNITLLVGENNSGKSNVIEALRLATTPLNRRSTRWFDESDLSHGREADEAQFRASYDGLTSAQRAHYIASLDVETNQAAYKTTYKRDESRQQMRPSVTAGPVDGPDAEPEKRDQIAHVYLAPLRDAQRELDSSDGNRLLRIIRYLTDEDEQEAFRAQANDSFTKLKEHPVLTSTTKEIQGHLGELTDSVRGQTVEVAFAQYELHRLARSLRVKMAEAGIPPADLTESGLGYANLLFIATVILELRNAQHMELTLFLVEEPEAHLHPQLQAVLLDYLREQAEASLKNDTHGPAGRIQVVASTHSPNLASSVGIENVVALRTRVDKERVQDDDGQEKEVLRRKTQALPLAKLDLTGDERRKINQYLDATRAGLLFARRVILVEGIAEAVLLPVIARHCVFKGEDQAKQRRDFHGVTIINVGSVDFAPYITLLLSTVNGCRLLDKLTVITDGDPDIPKEQKTDDGEAEDDLGDAQNPTAAAPVEGGPGAGADGDEDEPEDDDDAAVNNRKDRLTAHAESIGATDHLIVAEAPHTLEADLLDPEINEPVLRTAFLKQRRRSKKKWQEILDDERGRAWGFYLKLRKHKKFIGKGEFAHEVALAIQSGADFEAPRYLADAIRGVLLDTRGDEG, translated from the coding sequence GTGAGCAAAAGCCAAGAAAAGCCGCAAGCAGGGATGTACTTGTCCAGGCTCGCCATCAAGAACTTCCGCTCCTGCTACGAAGTGGAAGTCGAGTTGCAGCCGAACATTACGCTCCTCGTGGGCGAGAACAACTCCGGCAAGTCCAACGTCATCGAAGCGCTCAGGCTGGCCACCACACCCTTGAATCGTCGATCCACGCGGTGGTTCGACGAATCCGACCTGTCGCATGGTCGAGAAGCGGATGAGGCCCAGTTCCGCGCGTCGTACGACGGTCTGACGTCAGCGCAACGCGCCCACTACATAGCCTCGCTCGATGTGGAGACCAATCAGGCCGCCTACAAGACGACGTACAAACGGGATGAGTCCCGGCAGCAGATGCGCCCGAGTGTTACAGCCGGACCTGTGGATGGACCCGACGCCGAGCCAGAGAAGCGGGACCAAATCGCGCACGTCTACCTGGCGCCCCTTCGGGATGCGCAGAGGGAGTTGGACTCGTCGGACGGCAACCGGCTGCTGCGGATCATCCGCTACCTCACCGATGAAGACGAACAGGAAGCGTTCCGCGCGCAGGCCAACGACTCGTTCACCAAGCTCAAGGAACACCCGGTCCTGACCTCTACGACCAAAGAGATCCAGGGTCACTTGGGAGAACTGACCGACTCGGTTCGGGGGCAGACCGTCGAGGTCGCTTTCGCCCAGTACGAGCTGCACCGACTGGCCCGGAGCCTGCGGGTCAAGATGGCCGAGGCTGGCATCCCGCCAGCGGACCTCACCGAGTCGGGCCTTGGCTACGCCAACCTCCTCTTCATCGCCACCGTCATCCTGGAGCTGCGCAACGCCCAGCACATGGAACTGACGCTCTTCCTTGTCGAGGAGCCGGAGGCCCACCTCCACCCACAGCTCCAAGCGGTGCTGCTGGACTACCTGCGGGAACAAGCCGAAGCCTCGCTCAAGAACGATACGCACGGTCCCGCCGGCCGTATCCAGGTCGTCGCGAGCACGCATTCGCCCAACCTGGCTAGCAGTGTCGGTATCGAGAACGTCGTGGCGCTGCGCACGCGAGTGGACAAGGAGAGGGTCCAGGACGACGACGGCCAGGAGAAAGAGGTGCTACGCCGGAAGACGCAAGCGCTCCCTCTGGCCAAGCTCGACCTCACCGGCGACGAACGGCGAAAGATCAATCAGTACCTCGATGCGACCCGCGCAGGCCTGCTCTTTGCCCGTCGTGTCATCCTGGTGGAAGGCATTGCTGAAGCGGTCCTGCTGCCGGTCATCGCCCGGCACTGCGTCTTCAAAGGCGAGGACCAGGCGAAACAGCGTCGGGACTTCCACGGCGTCACGATCATCAATGTCGGCAGCGTCGACTTTGCGCCGTACATCACGCTGCTGCTCTCGACGGTCAACGGGTGTCGGCTGCTGGACAAGCTGACCGTCATCACCGACGGCGACCCGGACATCCCCAAGGAACAGAAGACCGACGACGGGGAGGCCGAAGACGACCTAGGCGATGCCCAGAACCCGACGGCCGCCGCTCCAGTCGAGGGCGGTCCCGGCGCGGGCGCCGACGGTGACGAGGACGAGCCGGAAGACGATGACGACGCCGCCGTGAACAACCGTAAGGACCGGCTGACTGCTCACGCCGAGTCGATCGGGGCCACAGACCACCTGATCGTCGCGGAAGCGCCGCACACGCTTGAGGCCGACCTCCTCGACCCCGAGATCAACGAGCCGGTACTCAGGACGGCCTTCCTGAAACAGCGCCGACGCTCCAAGAAGAAGTGGCAGGAGATTCTCGACGACGAGCGAGGGCGTGCCTGGGGCTTTTACCTGAAGCTTCGCAAGCACAAGAAGTTCATCGGCAAGGGCGAGTTCGCGCACGAAGTGGCGCTGGCCATCCAGAGCGGCGCGGACTTTGAAGCTCCTCGGTACCTGGCTGACGCCATCCGTGGCGTCCTGCTGGATACACGGGGTGATGAAGGTTGA
- a CDS encoding IS630 family transposase produces the protein MVFEDEAGFSMTPPHAKTWAPRGRTPVVRVRGRSRRRISIAALTCYKPGHRSRLIYRPRRDDGNRDGRKSFSWRDYRDLLIAAHQQLDGPIVLIWDNLNVHKAAGLREFAETRDWLTIHYLPPYAPDLNPVEGIWSLLRRGWLSNVAFSTPEHLVQTVRRGLRHIQYRSHLIDGCLTETGLTIRPA, from the coding sequence CTGGTCTTCGAGGACGAAGCCGGCTTCTCCATGACACCGCCGCACGCAAAGACATGGGCGCCACGCGGCCGGACCCCGGTGGTCCGGGTCCGCGGCCGTTCCCGCAGACGCATATCCATAGCCGCGCTGACCTGCTACAAACCCGGCCACCGATCGAGGCTGATCTACCGGCCCCGCCGCGACGACGGCAACCGTGACGGGCGCAAGAGCTTCTCCTGGCGCGACTACCGGGACCTGCTGATCGCCGCCCACCAACAACTCGACGGCCCCATCGTCCTCATCTGGGACAACCTCAACGTCCACAAAGCCGCAGGGCTCCGGGAGTTCGCCGAAACCCGCGACTGGCTGACCATCCACTACCTGCCGCCCTACGCACCCGACCTCAACCCCGTCGAAGGCATCTGGTCCCTCCTGCGACGTGGCTGGCTCTCGAACGTCGCTTTCAGCACCCCGGAACACCTCGTCCAGACCGTCCGGCGCGGCCTACGGCACATCCAGTACCGCAGCCACCTCATAGACGGCTGCCTCACCGAGACCGGCCTGACCATCCGACCCGCCTGA